Proteins from a single region of Clostridia bacterium:
- a CDS encoding Ppx/GppA phosphatase family protein: MCSRYAAIDIGTNSIRLLVCKVCGDEIFAIDKQIISTRLGQDVANTGLLQEHAIDRTAEGLRKFTREIQKFGADRVFCIATSAVRDAKNRDVFLKRVKDSLGLDIQVIQGDEEARLSFYGVLAGSDISGSSIVIDVGGGSTEIICSTDGKFDEKISIDIGAVRLKDRFKDMQEADEYILYNMEKMGNNLKHMSPDNCIGVGGTITSLAAIDLGLKVYDRNKVHGYGMKLKDIYDIYHHLSSMTYGSRKKVPGLQPERADIILTGTLILVKIMEYIGVDNIYVSDFDSLEGIIYSKSIKKT, from the coding sequence ATGTGTTCAAGATATGCTGCAATTGATATAGGGACTAATTCGATACGCTTGCTTGTTTGTAAGGTTTGTGGTGATGAGATTTTTGCTATAGATAAACAGATAATTTCAACCAGGTTAGGGCAGGATGTTGCTAATACGGGTTTACTTCAAGAACATGCTATTGATAGGACAGCCGAAGGTTTAAGAAAGTTCACACGTGAAATACAAAAGTTTGGAGCAGATCGCGTCTTCTGCATTGCAACCAGCGCAGTGAGGGATGCAAAAAATAGAGATGTTTTTTTAAAGAGGGTCAAGGATAGCTTGGGGTTGGATATACAAGTCATACAAGGAGATGAAGAGGCCAGACTTTCTTTTTATGGAGTATTGGCAGGCAGTGATATATCAGGGAGTTCCATCGTGATCGATGTAGGAGGAGGAAGTACTGAGATAATATGCTCTACAGATGGAAAATTTGATGAAAAGATAAGTATAGATATCGGTGCGGTCAGACTCAAGGATAGATTTAAGGATATGCAAGAGGCGGACGAGTATATACTGTATAATATGGAGAAGATGGGCAATAATTTAAAGCACATGTCTCCTGATAATTGTATCGGTGTTGGCGGCACAATAACCAGCCTTGCAGCTATTGATCTTGGGTTAAAGGTTTATGACAGGAATAAGGTTCATGGATATGGCATGAAGTTAAAAGATATTTATGATATTTATCACCATTTATCTTCAATGACTTATGGAAGCAGGAAAAAGGTTCCGGGGCTTCAACCGGAGAGAGCGGATATAATATTGACAGGGACTTTGATTTTAGTTAAAATTATGGAGTATATAGGTGTTGATAATATTTATGTCAGCGATTTTGATAGTCTTGAAGGCATAATATATAGCAAAAGTATTAAAAAAACATAA